DNA sequence from the Actinomycetota bacterium genome:
GAGATCCCGGCTGGGCTGAGCAGCTACCGCGATGCCCTCGACCTCGTCGTGGGTAGAGCCGATCACGAACAGGTTCTCGTCGTTGAAGTCGTTGGCGGGCCGGGTGTAGTTCATGCTGCCGGCCACCATCACCCGTCGGTCGATGACCATGAGCTTGTGGTGAACCTTGCGCAGCGACGCGAATATCCCGGCCTTTTCAGGGACGAATAGCTCGATCTTCGGGTGGTCCAGCCAGCGTGGGGCCGCCCAGCCGTGCGCCGCCTGGGCCGGGTCCAGTACCCCGCGGATCGACGGGATCTGCGGGTTGTCAGCCATCGCCAGCAGCGCGTCGTCAATCCCCGACGACCCGGCGAAGGTGAAGATCGCGAACACGATCTCCTTGCGGGCCTTGAGGATCTGCTTGACCAGCTCCAACTCCGGGGTGTGATCGGGGGCGAACAGCACCTTGACCGGCATCCCAGACAGGTCGTAGATGGCCGGAACCGACCCGTGGCGGCCACGCCCGAACTCCCCGCGGCGTAACTGTTCGACCTCGTCCAGGTAGCGCCGGCACACGTAGGCGCTGTGGAACACGATCAGGTGGTTGAGGTTGTGATGGGTGTCGGTGACCGTGAAGTTCGCCGACCCGGCCCCGCACCGCGTACGGGCCACCTAGCCAGCGGCGTAGGGTTCCCGTCCCGAGGACGATGACCGGCGAGGAGCCATGAGCGAGGATCCGCATTCCCACGGCGGCCGCCGACGTACACCCAGCCCGGCGCCCGGGCCCCGACCCACGCGGAGCGCACGCGGACGCTGGTCGCAACCTGCGACAGCGGGACGCTGAGCACGGTGGCGGTGGAGCCCGCCGGCTACCCGTTCGGGTCCGTGGCGACCTACGCGCTGGACGATGACGGGACTCCCTTGGTGCTGATGAGCAGCATGGCCGAGCACGCCCGCAACCTGGCTGAGGACCGCCGCTGCTCGCTGCTGGTGGCCGCACCGGAGCCGAGTGGCACCAGCCGGCTGGCCGGGGCTCGGGCCACCCTGCTCGGGGAGATGGTTGCGGTCGGGGAGGACAACCAGGACGCGGCCACGGCGACCTACCTCACGGCCCATCCGGGAGCGTACTGGGCGGAGTTCCCCGACTTCGGCGTGCACCGCCTGGAGGTCGTCGCCGTTCGGTACGTACGCGGCTTCGGGGAGATGAGCTGGGTTGACGCGCAGGCCTACCGGACCGCGGAGCCGGATCCGATCGCGCCCGCGGAGGACGGCATCGTCGCGCACATGAACGACGATCACCGAGGCCACATGCGTGCCATGGTGGGCCACTATCTCGATGTCGACGGGGAGGTCACCAACGTCACCATGTTGTCCTGTGACCGTTACGGGTTCGACCTGCGGCTGGAGCTGGCGGCTGCCGATGACGAGCCGGCGGTGGCCTTCGGGCGCATCGGTTTCGGCGAGCCGCTCACCGACGGCTCACAGGCACGCGAGGCGATGATCGCACTGGTAGGTGCTACGCAGGGCTGATCGGGGACGGCCGGCCTGGTCACCGCCCGGCGCCGGCTGACCCTCCTCAAGTCCGCTGCTCTCCGAGCAGGCGTCTCAATGCATGTGTCGGGACAGTGCATCGCAGTGGCCATGGGCTGGTTCGGAGGGATGGCGAAGCAGTGCATGGATGCTCGTGCGACGATAGCGCCCACGACGGCGAAGAACGGCGGACACGAGCTGCACGAGTGTCTCCTCTTGGTCCGGAGCCCCTACGTGGGGTAGGACACGACCCGGATCGCCGATCGACACCTCTTTGCCCCCGGCGGACATTTGCGCGGATAACCTCCGCGCGACGGAGGCGCAGCTAGGCCTGTCGGGCGTTGAAATCGGTGGGCGGTCGGGCGGTCGGGTGATAATGATGGCGATGGGCTACTGCAACGCGTGCTGATGGTGGACCGTGGTCGAGGCGGTCCACGCATCCGGCAAGGGATCCGCTCCAGCTGACAGCCAAGGGGAGGGCTGTGGTCGAGGTTCGCCCGGTGCGGTCACGCGCAGAGCTCGATGACGCGCTCGTGCTCGTCGACTGGACGACCCGTGGGGGCCCCAGCGTGCGTCCCAACGAAGCCCTGGGTACTACCGGCGACGCTTCGACACTCACGCTGAGCTGCAGATCGTAGCGATCGCCGACGGTCACGTGGTCGGGGCAGCGCTGGCCTCCACCAAGCCAGGATCGGACACTGCGGTGATCGGCGAGGTGGCGGTCGCGACACCGATACAGCGGCGAGGCATCGGTCGAGCGCTGCTGGACGAGGTCGCCCGACAGGCACGTCGCCGGGGGCTGGCCGACCTAGCGCTGGGCGCCGACGAAACCGTCGCCGGTTTCTACCGTGCCTGCGGGTTCGCACCGACCCTCCAGGTCACCACCACCGGTCCCGACCGCGACGAGCTGATGGCTCATGCCAGTGCGATACTCGGACACCCGCGGCCCACGACCGAGCAGGATGACGGCACCCGTCGGCACGTCTGGCTACCGATCAACGACTACGACGACGCCCCGCTGGACGAACTGAATACGGTCGAAGCCTGTACGGCGTTCATCATGTTCTCCCGTCCCCTGCCCACCGCCGAACAGCCCGTCGCAACCTCCAAATGATCCGACGAGCCCGTTCCCCACGGTGACGGCAACGGTATGCGAGTGGTGGATGTGTGAGGTCAGTCCGGTGGTGCCTGGTGTATTGGGCCCCCGGCGTTCCCACGGATGCGCCCTTCCCGGGGCCCGTCGGGCCGTGGTCCCCAGCCCGGCTTCCCGACGTCGTTGGGG
Encoded proteins:
- a CDS encoding DUF2470 domain-containing protein codes for the protein MAVEPAGYPFGSVATYALDDDGTPLVLMSSMAEHARNLAEDRRCSLLVAAPEPSGTSRLAGARATLLGEMVAVGEDNQDAATATYLTAHPGAYWAEFPDFGVHRLEVVAVRYVRGFGEMSWVDAQAYRTAEPDPIAPAEDGIVAHMNDDHRGHMRAMVGHYLDVDGEVTNVTMLSCDRYGFDLRLELAAADDEPAVAFGRIGFGEPLTDGSQAREAMIALVGATQG
- a CDS encoding GNAT family N-acetyltransferase, which codes for MDDPWGPQRASQRSPGYYRRRFDTHAELQIVAIADGHVVGAALASTKPGSDTAVIGEVAVATPIQRRGIGRALLDEVARQARRRGLADLALGADETVAGFYRACGFAPTLQVTTTGPDRDELMAHASAILGHPRPTTEQDDGTRRHVWLPINDYDDAPLDELNTVEACTAFIMFSRPLPTAEQPVATSK